A window of the Deinococcus gobiensis I-0 genome harbors these coding sequences:
- a CDS encoding replication-associated recombination protein A, producing the protein MTLFDPPAPLAERLRPRNVAEVVGQSKLLGPGRPLTRVLASGRLGSLILWGPPGVGKTTLARLIAGEVGAHFVALSAVSAGVKDVREAVAEAERVRGRGQKTVLFLDEIHRFNKAQQDALLPHVESGLLTLIGATTENPSFEVNPALRSRARTLVLEALTPEEIRGLLERALTDPRGLPGVGAEAGALDLLARLADGDARRALSTLEVAATLSDPVTEDAVTEAFGRHLPQMDKNGEDFYNLISALHKSVRGSHVDGALYWLARMVEGGADPLYVARRVVRMAAEDIGLADPQALRLAIAARDTVEFLGSPEGDLALAQAVVYLALAPKSNSVYVAWKRALDAVREGETLPIPLHLRNAPTALMRVQGYGQGYAYYFDDPEGSFAQDYLPGGARLDLYAPTGEGWEARVEGRWRKLQEAHGEAPEPEESEDTAPGAP; encoded by the coding sequence ATGACCCTGTTCGACCCCCCGGCCCCCCTGGCCGAGCGGCTGCGCCCGCGCAACGTGGCCGAGGTGGTCGGCCAGAGCAAGCTGCTGGGGCCGGGCCGCCCGCTGACCCGTGTGCTGGCCTCGGGCCGTCTGGGCAGCCTGATCCTGTGGGGGCCGCCGGGGGTGGGCAAGACCACGCTCGCGCGCCTGATCGCCGGGGAGGTCGGGGCGCACTTCGTCGCGCTCTCGGCCGTCTCGGCGGGCGTCAAGGACGTGCGCGAGGCGGTGGCCGAGGCCGAGCGGGTGCGCGGGCGCGGGCAGAAGACGGTCCTGTTTCTCGACGAGATCCACCGCTTCAACAAGGCGCAGCAGGACGCCCTGCTTCCCCACGTCGAGTCGGGCCTGCTGACATTGATCGGCGCGACGACCGAGAACCCCAGCTTCGAGGTGAATCCGGCGCTGCGCTCGCGTGCCCGCACGCTGGTCCTGGAGGCCCTGACACCCGAGGAGATTCGCGGCCTGCTGGAGCGCGCCCTGACCGACCCGCGCGGGCTGCCGGGCGTGGGCGCCGAGGCGGGCGCGCTGGACCTGCTGGCCCGGCTGGCCGACGGCGACGCACGCCGGGCGCTGAGCACCCTGGAGGTCGCCGCGACCCTGAGCGACCCCGTGACCGAGGACGCCGTCACCGAGGCTTTCGGGCGGCACCTGCCCCAGATGGACAAGAACGGCGAGGACTTCTACAACCTGATCTCCGCGCTGCACAAGAGCGTGCGCGGGTCGCACGTGGACGGCGCGCTGTACTGGCTGGCCCGCATGGTCGAGGGCGGGGCCGACCCCCTGTACGTCGCCCGGCGCGTGGTGCGCATGGCCGCCGAGGACATCGGGCTGGCCGACCCTCAGGCGCTGCGGCTGGCCATCGCCGCGCGCGACACGGTCGAATTCCTGGGCAGCCCTGAGGGCGACCTCGCGCTGGCGCAGGCGGTCGTATACCTCGCCCTGGCGCCCAAGAGCAACAGCGTGTACGTGGCCTGGAAACGCGCGCTGGACGCCGTGCGTGAGGGCGAAACCCTGCCCATCCCCCTGCACCTGCGCAACGCCCCCACCGCCCTGATGCGCGTTCAGGGCTACGGCCAGGGGTACGCCTACTACTTCGACGACCCCGAGGGCTCCTTCGCGCAGGACTACCTGCCGGGGGGCGCGCGGCTGGACCTCTACGCCCCGACCGGCGAGGGCTGGGAGGCGCGGGTAGAGGGGCGCTGGCGCAAATTGCAGGAGGCGCACGGCGAGGCCCCGGAGCCGGAGGAATCAGAGGACACCGCACCAGGGGCGCCGTAA
- a CDS encoding DIP1984 family protein, whose translation MKLAEALIERADLQKRAAQLQARLQNNLKVQEGEAPAEDPRQLLQEFMEVAAALEALLPRIHRANLAATLPNGQTLTDALVSRDLLDLRLTTLRQLVAGVSTPQERYSRSELKLVATLPARELQAQADALAKARRELEVQIQQANWQTELP comes from the coding sequence ATGAAACTCGCCGAAGCCCTCATCGAACGCGCCGACCTGCAAAAGCGCGCCGCGCAGCTTCAGGCCCGGCTCCAGAACAACCTCAAGGTGCAGGAGGGCGAGGCCCCCGCCGAGGACCCCCGCCAGTTGCTCCAGGAATTCATGGAGGTGGCGGCGGCCCTCGAAGCCCTGCTGCCGCGCATCCACCGCGCCAACCTGGCGGCCACGTTGCCGAACGGCCAGACCCTGACCGACGCGCTGGTGAGCCGCGACCTGCTGGACCTGCGCCTGACCACCCTGCGCCAGCTGGTTGCCGGGGTCAGCACGCCCCAGGAGCGCTACAGCCGCAGCGAACTGAAGCTCGTGGCGACCCTGCCCGCCCGCGAGCTTCAGGCCCAGGCCGACGCGCTCGCCAAGGCCCGGCGCGAGCTGGAGGTCCAGATCCAGCAGGCCAACTGGCAGACCGAGCTGCCCTGA
- a CDS encoding cytochrome c oxidase assembly protein: protein MSAPVTGGPGAGGVNLSPGLGELLALTPDWPMLVAALVVGGLYFWRFAAARRHEVDRARWPIWKAALFGLGLVLWLLVTQSRASALTGQSMALYMGRLMVLAELVPPLLVLGIPRAVALDPRRGLGRVLGLLLDPWVALALWAAVVVFWNVPAGFNASVVSNSAAQLLPALYLLSSLLVWAVVLRPLPAVQPASIGSRGWFGLLAALPMMSVAAVWLYSPRVLYTPYVNALCLWNLTPLENQQLSGWIMMVAGIPAMALAFVQLMAWLIRLADGDSLPKPPAR, encoded by the coding sequence ATGAGCGCCCCCGTGACGGGCGGCCCGGGGGCGGGCGGCGTGAACCTCAGCCCCGGCCTGGGCGAACTGCTGGCCCTGACCCCCGACTGGCCGATGCTGGTGGCCGCGCTGGTGGTGGGCGGCCTGTATTTCTGGCGCTTTGCCGCTGCCCGGCGGCACGAGGTGGACCGGGCCCGCTGGCCGATCTGGAAGGCCGCGCTGTTCGGGCTGGGGCTGGTCCTGTGGCTGCTCGTCACGCAGAGCCGCGCCAGCGCCCTGACCGGACAGAGCATGGCGCTGTACATGGGCCGCCTGATGGTGCTGGCCGAACTGGTGCCCCCGCTGCTCGTGCTGGGCATCCCGCGCGCCGTGGCCCTGGACCCCCGCCGGGGGCTGGGGCGCGTGCTGGGGCTGCTGCTCGATCCCTGGGTGGCCCTGGCGCTGTGGGCGGCGGTGGTCGTCTTCTGGAACGTGCCGGCGGGCTTCAATGCCAGCGTGGTCAGCAACTCGGCGGCGCAGCTCCTGCCCGCGCTGTACCTGCTGAGCAGCCTGCTCGTCTGGGCGGTGGTCCTGCGGCCCCTGCCCGCCGTGCAGCCGGCCAGCATCGGCTCGCGCGGGTGGTTCGGGCTGCTCGCCGCCCTGCCCATGATGTCGGTCGCGGCCGTGTGGCTCTACTCGCCGCGCGTGCTGTATACGCCCTACGTCAATGCCCTGTGCCTGTGGAACCTGACCCCGCTGGAAAACCAGCAGCTCTCGGGCTGGATCATGATGGTGGCGGGCATTCCGGCGATGGCGCTGGCCTTCGTGCAGCTCATGGCGTGGCTGATCCGGCTGGCCGACGGCGACTCGCTGCCCAAACCGCCCGCGCGCTGA
- a CDS encoding SCO family protein, with translation MAAGAVALLLGGVWGYTRLKNPYPFFGTAYDARPAATTFAGTDQDDRAFAFAPDGKTTTALFFGFTHCPNICPLSLSYLTKVRQSLPEAERANFRVMMVSVDPARDTPARLREYANFFGKATAVNVPEPQLAGVARAYGVGYEKADVKSPSDYQINHTTASYLIDRNGRLRVLWDYTQLPQVDRVAADVRYVMANPAP, from the coding sequence ATGGCGGCCGGAGCGGTCGCCCTGCTGCTGGGCGGCGTGTGGGGCTACACCCGGCTCAAGAATCCGTATCCCTTCTTCGGGACGGCCTACGACGCGCGCCCGGCCGCCACGACGTTCGCGGGCACGGATCAGGACGACCGCGCCTTCGCTTTCGCGCCGGACGGCAAGACCACCACGGCGCTGTTTTTCGGCTTCACGCACTGCCCCAACATCTGCCCGCTGAGCCTGAGTTACCTCACCAAGGTGCGCCAGAGCCTGCCCGAGGCCGAGCGGGCGAACTTCCGCGTGATGATGGTCAGCGTGGACCCGGCGCGCGACACGCCCGCGCGCCTGCGCGAGTACGCGAACTTCTTCGGCAAGGCGACGGCCGTGAACGTGCCCGAACCCCAGCTGGCCGGTGTGGCCCGCGCTTACGGTGTCGGCTATGAGAAGGCCGACGTGAAGTCGCCCAGCGACTACCAGATCAACCACACGACCGCCTCGTACCTCATCGACCGCAACGGCAGGCTGCGGGTGCTGTGGGACTACACCCAGCTGCCGCAGGTGGACCGCGTGGCGGCCGACGTGCGCTACGTCATGGCGAATCCCGCGCCATGA
- a CDS encoding copper chaperone PCu(A)C, with amino-acid sequence MLWTCAALSLMPVALAQHSGHDMPGHTMPMSMPAQTAAPASSAALPLRASGATVVAVPPGIGETSVFLTLTNAGAQPLKITGVRSAVAGRTMLMNTVKSGAMTGMKMAAALVVPARGQLVLSATGDHLMLLDLKRSLKVGETLNLRLLTSDGRSLTVGATVRKP; translated from the coding sequence GTGTTGTGGACCTGCGCCGCCCTGAGCCTCATGCCCGTCGCCCTGGCCCAGCATTCGGGCCATGACATGCCGGGCCACACCATGCCCATGTCCATGCCTGCCCAGACGGCGGCCCCCGCGTCCAGCGCCGCCCTGCCGCTGCGGGCCAGCGGGGCCACCGTCGTCGCCGTGCCGCCGGGCATCGGAGAGACCTCGGTGTTCCTGACCCTGACCAATGCGGGCGCGCAGCCCCTGAAGATCACGGGGGTGCGCAGCGCGGTCGCGGGCCGCACCATGCTCATGAATACCGTCAAGTCCGGCGCCATGACCGGCATGAAGATGGCGGCCGCCCTGGTCGTCCCCGCCCGCGGCCAACTGGTGCTGAGCGCGACCGGCGACCACCTCATGCTCCTGGACCTCAAGCGGAGCCTGAAGGTGGGCGAGACGCTGAATCTGCGCCTCCTGACCAGTGATGGCCGCAGCCTGACGGTCGGCGCCACCGTCCGGAAGCCCTGA
- a CDS encoding LacI family DNA-binding transcriptional regulator: MRKPTIQDVARTAGVGVGTVSRVLNNHTAVKDTTREAVLRAIADLEYTPNPHARRIAGGKSYTISILLPVVTTEFYVRLLDGLETTFQEARYDVAIFPLLDRSRLERYLGSHTLAYQADGLVMATYNLTGLFDQHRLRTQQPTVLVDAYSPAADCAYMDNVCGGRVAGEYACTLPGTLYAMWVETELDQLFTTRVFEDRRSGFCEALAAAGRVMKAEYVSSFDNLAARRTATRLLDEAELPCTVFASADLLAAALIDEALERGLRPGEDVRVIGFDDQPWAESRGLTTLHQPVEKMGQEAAALLLSRLSGHQGPARARKFSPVLVRRSSA, from the coding sequence ATGCGAAAACCCACCATTCAAGACGTGGCCCGGACGGCGGGCGTGGGCGTCGGCACCGTTTCTCGCGTGCTGAACAACCATACGGCCGTCAAGGACACCACCCGTGAGGCCGTGCTGCGGGCCATCGCGGACCTCGAATACACGCCCAATCCCCATGCCCGCCGCATCGCCGGGGGCAAGAGCTACACCATCAGCATCCTGCTGCCCGTCGTGACGACCGAGTTCTACGTGCGCCTGCTCGACGGCCTGGAGACCACCTTTCAGGAGGCGCGCTACGACGTGGCGATCTTTCCGCTGCTCGACCGCTCGCGCCTGGAGCGTTACCTCGGCTCGCACACCCTGGCCTACCAGGCCGACGGACTGGTCATGGCGACCTACAACCTCACGGGGCTGTTCGACCAGCACCGCCTGCGCACCCAGCAGCCCACCGTCCTGGTGGACGCCTACTCTCCGGCCGCCGACTGCGCCTACATGGACAACGTCTGCGGCGGGCGCGTGGCGGGCGAGTACGCCTGCACGCTGCCGGGCACGCTGTACGCGATGTGGGTCGAGACCGAACTCGACCAGCTGTTCACCACCCGCGTCTTCGAGGACCGGCGCAGCGGTTTTTGCGAGGCGCTGGCCGCCGCCGGGCGCGTCATGAAGGCCGAGTACGTCTCGAGCTTCGACAACCTCGCCGCCCGCCGGACCGCCACCCGGCTGCTCGACGAGGCCGAGCTGCCCTGCACGGTCTTCGCCTCGGCCGACCTGCTGGCCGCCGCCCTGATCGACGAGGCGCTGGAACGCGGCCTGCGGCCCGGCGAGGACGTCCGGGTCATCGGTTTCGACGATCAGCCCTGGGCCGAGAGCCGGGGCCTGACCACCCTGCACCAGCCGGTCGAGAAGATGGGGCAGGAGGCGGCCGCACTACTGCTCTCGCGCCTGAGCGGGCATCAGGGCCCGGCGCGCGCACGCAAGTTCTCGCCGGTCCTCGTGCGGCGCTCCAGCGCCTGA
- a CDS encoding MOSC domain-containing protein, whose protein sequence is MTLRILSVQVGRPAPVQIGAKAVTSGIDKRPVPGRVPLGELGLGGDHVLDTRHHGGPDQAVYLYTAPDYDRWAEELGERPAPGTFGENVLLGGLESAEVGIGTQLDFGDARLEVTAARIPCATLAAHMGDPAFAKRFAALRRPGLYARVLRPGTLGEGDAVTVSAAPEGAPTVGEVFDLWFARRRDPERLRALLAYPLAARLRDDIEGWLKEG, encoded by the coding sequence ATGACCTTGCGAATCCTCAGCGTGCAGGTGGGCCGCCCCGCTCCGGTCCAGATCGGGGCGAAGGCCGTCACGAGCGGTATCGACAAGCGGCCGGTGCCGGGGCGCGTGCCGCTGGGCGAGCTGGGGCTGGGCGGCGACCACGTGCTCGACACGCGCCACCACGGCGGCCCCGATCAGGCGGTGTACCTCTATACGGCCCCCGACTACGACCGCTGGGCCGAGGAACTGGGCGAGCGGCCTGCGCCGGGCACCTTCGGCGAGAACGTGCTGCTCGGCGGCCTGGAGTCGGCCGAGGTGGGCATCGGCACGCAGCTCGACTTCGGGGACGCGCGGCTGGAGGTCACGGCGGCGCGCATTCCCTGCGCGACCCTGGCCGCCCACATGGGCGATCCCGCCTTCGCCAAGCGCTTCGCCGCCCTGCGCCGCCCGGGGCTGTACGCGCGCGTGCTGCGCCCCGGCACGCTGGGGGAGGGCGACGCCGTGACCGTCTCCGCGGCTCCCGAGGGTGCCCCCACCGTCGGGGAGGTCTTCGACCTGTGGTTCGCCCGGCGCCGCGACCCCGAGCGCCTGCGCGCCCTGCTCGCCTACCCGCTGGCCGCGCGGCTGCGTGACGATATTGAGGGATGGCTCAAGGAGGGCTGA
- a CDS encoding phospholipase D-like domain-containing protein: protein MRLVPVLGLLLLIAGLLPMRPGGGAWVLPGGLTFLASPLPAPDRAALDGEALNACPPPAARLDRLLYERTRGEGAALSCGNEVLGLIHFPNPDAAYSDQPANPQGGFALVEAQLRAARREIVLANMLWEEGQDSPGAAVARTLAELRRDVQAHPERYPQGLTVRVLLGHSIRLDALTDPAANAFTAARQLLAAGIPLTGDTVPGWRLELADYRYAAPHQHAKLIVVDGQDVIAGGFNLSWMHLPATTRAPDAPRGGGQDLTDLALRVRGPVARHALAAFADGWAHSDLLECRAAPTPQTVREVCTFSGRGTLPLTWASPAATSGDAHVYGLYRRSGYETQDDTVAELFGAADRRIDVMQSQVSGTLGCSLSLTLPGLCRFPEDQLPVWLSAVRAVRERGVTLRLLLDYDPLLQVEGLSLLGSLRAALAPEGLAGHVQARWFAGAGGLHTKAALIDGEMLTVGSQNLHFSAFGPGGLSEYTLATSDAGTLRAFGRQFEYEWARAQPVTLPAWVP, encoded by the coding sequence GTGCGTCTGGTGCCGGTGCTGGGGCTGCTGCTGCTGATCGCCGGCCTGCTCCCGATGCGGCCCGGCGGCGGGGCCTGGGTCCTGCCCGGCGGCCTGACCTTTCTCGCCTCTCCCCTACCTGCTCCCGACCGCGCGGCGCTCGACGGCGAGGCGCTGAACGCCTGCCCACCCCCGGCCGCGCGGCTCGACCGGCTGCTCTACGAGCGTACGCGCGGCGAGGGCGCGGCCCTGAGCTGCGGCAACGAGGTCCTGGGCCTGATCCATTTTCCCAACCCCGACGCGGCCTACAGCGACCAGCCGGCCAACCCCCAGGGAGGCTTCGCACTTGTGGAGGCGCAGCTGCGCGCGGCCCGGCGCGAGATCGTGCTCGCCAACATGCTGTGGGAGGAGGGGCAGGACTCGCCCGGCGCGGCCGTCGCCCGCACGCTGGCCGAACTGCGCCGCGACGTGCAGGCCCACCCGGAGCGCTACCCCCAGGGCCTGACGGTGCGCGTGCTGCTGGGCCACTCCATCCGGCTGGACGCCCTGACCGACCCCGCCGCCAACGCCTTCACGGCCGCGCGGCAACTGCTGGCCGCCGGCATTCCCCTGACCGGCGACACCGTGCCCGGCTGGCGGCTGGAGCTGGCCGACTACCGTTACGCCGCGCCGCATCAGCACGCCAAACTGATCGTGGTAGACGGCCAGGACGTCATCGCCGGGGGCTTCAACCTGAGCTGGATGCACCTGCCCGCCACGACCCGCGCCCCGGACGCGCCCAGGGGCGGCGGACAGGACCTCACCGACCTCGCGCTGCGGGTGCGCGGCCCGGTCGCGCGCCACGCCCTGGCCGCCTTCGCCGACGGCTGGGCACACAGCGACCTGCTGGAGTGCCGCGCCGCGCCCACCCCCCAGACCGTGCGCGAGGTCTGCACCTTCAGCGGCCGGGGCACGCTGCCCCTGACGTGGGCATCTCCCGCCGCCACGAGCGGAGATGCCCACGTGTACGGCCTGTATCGCCGCAGCGGCTACGAAACCCAGGACGACACGGTGGCCGAGCTGTTCGGCGCGGCCGACCGCCGTATCGACGTGATGCAGTCGCAGGTGAGCGGCACGCTGGGCTGTAGCCTGAGCCTGACGCTGCCGGGCCTGTGCCGCTTTCCCGAGGACCAGTTGCCGGTGTGGCTATCGGCGGTGCGCGCGGTGCGCGAGCGCGGCGTGACCCTGCGCCTGCTGCTCGACTACGACCCGCTCCTCCAGGTCGAGGGCCTCTCGCTGCTGGGCAGCCTGCGCGCGGCGCTGGCCCCCGAGGGTCTGGCCGGGCATGTCCAGGCGCGCTGGTTCGCCGGGGCGGGAGGCCTGCATACCAAGGCGGCCCTCATCGACGGCGAGATGCTGACGGTGGGCAGCCAGAACCTGCACTTCAGCGCCTTCGGACCGGGCGGCCTGA